The genome window ATTAAAGAAATTCTTATTAATTATATCCCTATTTATAGCTAATTGGATGGCTTTTCTAACTCTTACATCTTTGATTGGTTCAGATTTTTCATTAAAAGTAATAAATGTCAAACCAGGTCTATCATTGGATAATACATAATCCTTCCACTCTGGTGATTGCATATAATGATCATATGTAGCCTTAGATTTGATTTTAATTAAATCAAGTTCTCCATTTTCAAACATCATTCTAGCAGTTGAAGCATCAACATTGATTAAATATCTTAATCCATCAATATGTGCAGCTCCTTTAAAATACTCATCATTTCTTACTAAATTAATTTCTTGCTCTTGTTTCCAATCCTTAAACTTTAAGTATCCAGTACCAACTGTATATTCTGGATCAAAACCAAATTTATCTTTACCCTCTTCTACTGCTTTTCTATTAAAAATAGAAGCAGGTGCATCGGTTAAAGAAGCTAAGAAAGGTGCATACTCTTTTTCAAGTGTTATCTCGACATTGTAATTATCAATAACTTTTACACCACTAACACTATCTGCCTTACCTTCTAATCTATCCTTTGCTCCTTCAATAATTTCAAAAATCCAGCTATTAATTGTTGCCTGTTCTGGATCCATCATCTTATCAATTGTGAATAGAACATCATCGGCTTTAAACTCTTCACCATTATGGAATTTTACTCCCTTTGCTAAATGGAAAGTATATACTTTGCCATTCTCGCTTACATCCCAAGATTCTGCTAAACTCGGAACTATTTTCACTCCACCATTCCCATCGGGTTCAGCTTCTACTAATCTATTATAGATTTGTAAAGGAATAAAATAGTCAGCATTAGTTTTTTGAATATCTAATGTCTTAGGGTTTTGAAATAAAGTAAGAACCATTGTGTTTTCATTAGGGCTCTTATATTCTGCAACTTCTCCTGTTAATTTTTCTTCATTGCTCACTGCTTTATCTGCTACTTCAGTT of Maledivibacter sp. contains these proteins:
- a CDS encoding ABC transporter substrate-binding protein is translated as MKKFKKFNIVLLILLAFSVMLIGCSNNKKTEVADKAVSNEEKLTGEVAEYKSPNENTMVLTLFQNPKTLDIQKTNADYFIPLQIYNRLVEAEPDGNGGVKIVPSLAESWDVSENGKVYTFHLAKGVKFHNGEEFKADDVLFTIDKMMDPEQATINSWIFEIIEGAKDRLEGKADSVSGVKVIDNYNVEITLEKEYAPFLASLTDAPASIFNRKAVEEGKDKFGFDPEYTVGTGYLKFKDWKQEQEINLVRNDEYFKGAAHIDGLRYLINVDASTARMMFENGELDLIKIKSKATYDHYMQSPEWKDYVLSNDRPGLTFITFNEKSEPIKDVRVRKAIQLAINRDIINKNFFNGTGTIMNGCIPPMIPGYNPDLPKIPYDLEKAKNLLSEAGYPDGFDLVLLQNGASKYTHSINEALQSMLSQIGIKVQIKNVDMGAYWDIRGDRNNNEYGITVGPMTAGAPDPGEFFSSYTINDDEVEFYGQERKKLSDAIEAADVTVDPEERIKSYQELEKVITQDEALYFPLASTKGEWVVSPRLKNFHLSWQGWAAGSTYDVEIDPAYNK